Proteins encoded within one genomic window of Gallus gallus isolate bGalGal1 chromosome 1, bGalGal1.mat.broiler.GRCg7b, whole genome shotgun sequence:
- the LOC107051465 gene encoding uncharacterized protein LOC107051465 — MSNSMASMKSEDVLFDLLEKHGARPSVSGVDWARQNWYNLQSVSDRIRVLQNEARTRAGKGKSFICAVLGAALKAAVEFREEKNSTETQTIQALQESVKVTQELVKSLQSQITSLEDQLEREKHNSVLLQTAFKELITCKDTGDTVAHSAPQEKVYPQGKLQEVKERLDKLEASPAHIRPLIKTEYTFDNSEDLDPQMNVKEIPFSATELAKLKKDFSRSPKESETEYVWRVSLTGGDQILLTEKEAEGYWGPGVFLTTGNNRAPWSLTQRAAYWAGGLNPLERGDPLAITGTIDQLLENVQKAACLQMMYDRKLQLHNESPMMLPVNPERLTPLIRGLPESLKPIGIQLQGKIQAMSQGERTWAALEGSVAPNHQSGSKVWTWGEVAQELINYGRKYGPVVSTSSKFEPRGVRLAVANLTSRPPSPKLNEIKKISSPVKTGRRSIDHKRNGLWTLGWTKSIPRDLMNGLPTVRLEKLVNCWPEQKLKGS, encoded by the coding sequence atgagcaacagtatggccagtatgaaaagtgaagatgtattatttgatcttttagaaaagcatggtGCTCGGCCTTCTGTATCAGGGGTGGATTGGGCACGACAGAACTGGTATAATTTGCAAAGTGTTTCAGACCGTATTCGTGTTTTACAAAATGAGGCTCGTACTCGGGctggaaaagggaaatcttttatttgtgcTGTACTCggtgctgctttaaaagcagctgtggagttCCGAGAGGAAAAGAACTCTACGGAAACCCAGACTATTCAAGCATTACAGGAATCGGTTAAAGTGACGCAAGAATTGgtaaaatctctgcaaagccaAATAACGAGTCTTGAGGAtcaattagaaagagaaaaacataattcgGTTCTgttgcaaacagcttttaaggagCTGATAACGTGTAAGGACACCGGTGACACTGTTGCTCACAGTGCACCTCAAGAAAAAGTTTATCCTCAAGGGAAATTACAAGAGGTGAAGGAAAGGCTAGATAAATTAGAGGCCTCTCCAGCCCACATTCGTCCTTtgataaaaactgaatataCTTTTGATAACAGTGAGGATCTAGATCCTCAAATGAATGTTAAGGAAATTCCCTTTTCAGCCACTGAACTGGCcaaactgaaaaaggatttcagtcGCTCCCCAAAGGAGTCTGAAACAGAGTACGTCTGGAGAGTTAGTCTCACTGGCGGAGACCAGATCCTactaacagagaaagaagctgaggGTTATTGGGGACCAGGAGTATTTTTAACCACTGGCAATAATCGTGCTCCCTGGTCCTTAACACAGAGGGCTGCCTATTGGGCAGGGGGTCTCAACCCTTTAGAAAGGGGGGACCCTCTTGCTATTACCGGAACTATCGACCAGTTACTGGAGaatgttcagaaagctgcttgtCTCCAAATGATGTATGATAGAAAGTTGCAGCTACATAATGAATCACCCATGATGCTACCTGTTAATCCGGAGAGACTGACACCTCTAATCAGGGGACTTCCTGAATCGTTAAAACCTATAGGTATACAACTCCAAGGAAAGATACAAGCCATGTCTCAGGGAGAGAGAACCTGGGCAGCGTTGGAGGGATCTGTAGCCCCTAACCACCAGTCAGGATCCAAAGTGTGGACTTGGggagaggttgcccaagaattaattaactatggaagaaaatatgggCCGGTGGTTTCTACCTCCAGTAAATTTGAGCCAAGAGGAGTAAGGCTTGCAGTAGCCAACCTTACCTCCAGGCCACCTAGCCCAAAACTTAATGAAATCAAAAAGATTTCATCCCCGGTAAAAACGGGTAGACGGAGCATTGATCATAAACGCAATGGACTTTGGACTCTGGGCTGGACAAAGAGTATTCCACGAGATTTGATGAATGGATTACCCACAGTCAGATTAGAGAAATTAGTTAACTGCtggccagaacaaaagctcaagGGGAGCTGA